The Streptomyces sp. P9-A4 genome contains a region encoding:
- a CDS encoding MMPL family transporter — MGQTGCTARTGRYRKVVPWGVLALWVIVIAVAGSFAGRLADVQRDRTADYLPSGADSTQVARLQEMLPGGEATGVLLVYRRDGGLTAADRDTAERQIAVVTVPAGTTDAGSAKSPALLATSKDPRDFGATLRGPGVPSGDGTTLMYAVSTAAPGTDDAAKKAFVEGVRVHARGADGLTVWVGGDSAVEVDAKEVFGSIDGTLMLATGLVVALLLILTYRSPVLWLVPLVVVGAGAVCARAAVYGLASGFGLTVTSQSAGIMTVLVFGAGTDYALLLVARYRDELRRTPLPYDAMRTALRGCGPAVLASCGTVVAGLACLLAADLNNIRGLGPVGAVGVLCALIAMMTLLPAVLVLLGRRVFWPLIPAYGSEPKQRGPNVFAAMGSSAGKRPAAVLVTGVVLLGALALGVLNLPGALKREDSFTSKPESIAAMGTLAKAFPDRSSRPIEVMAPTETADRILAGARSVEGVASAERGRSGGGWTEIAVTTESAPESAGETAVIERLRAELDGAHVGGASARQLDLATTNSHDRLIVIPLVLAAVLLVLTLLLRSLIAPLLLVAAVVLVWGAALGIGGMVFGPVLGFTGVDPGLPLLTFVFLVALGVDYGIFLMHRTREETRGGAEPRQAALIALRTTGGVIASAGIVLAATFGVLASLPLVMFVEMGTVVAVGVILDTFLVRTYLVTSASVLLGRRVWWPGRPSGASAPVSGPALELVGGRR; from the coding sequence ATGGGGCAGACAGGGTGTACAGCGCGAACAGGTAGATACCGCAAGGTGGTTCCGTGGGGCGTACTGGCGTTGTGGGTGATCGTGATCGCCGTCGCCGGGTCGTTCGCGGGCAGGCTCGCGGACGTACAGCGTGACCGGACGGCGGACTATCTGCCGTCGGGCGCCGACTCGACGCAGGTGGCCAGGCTCCAGGAGATGCTGCCCGGCGGCGAGGCGACCGGCGTGCTGCTCGTCTACCGCCGCGACGGCGGGCTGACCGCCGCAGACCGGGACACCGCCGAACGGCAGATCGCGGTGGTCACGGTCCCGGCGGGTACGACGGATGCCGGGTCCGCCAAGTCCCCCGCCTTGCTTGCCACGTCGAAGGATCCTCGGGACTTCGGCGCGACCCTCCGGGGACCCGGCGTTCCCTCCGGAGACGGCACCACTCTCATGTACGCGGTGTCCACGGCCGCGCCCGGCACGGACGACGCCGCGAAGAAGGCCTTCGTCGAGGGTGTACGGGTCCACGCGCGCGGCGCCGACGGGCTGACCGTGTGGGTCGGCGGCGACAGCGCCGTCGAAGTCGATGCCAAGGAGGTGTTCGGCTCCATCGACGGGACGCTGATGCTGGCGACCGGCCTGGTGGTGGCCCTGCTCCTGATCCTCACCTACCGCAGCCCGGTGCTCTGGCTGGTGCCGCTGGTGGTGGTCGGGGCGGGGGCCGTCTGCGCGCGGGCCGCCGTGTACGGGCTCGCCTCCGGCTTCGGACTCACCGTGACCAGCCAGAGCGCCGGGATCATGACGGTCTTGGTGTTCGGCGCCGGCACGGACTACGCACTGCTGCTCGTCGCCCGCTACCGTGACGAACTGCGCCGTACCCCGCTTCCGTACGATGCGATGCGCACCGCGCTGCGCGGTTGCGGGCCGGCCGTGCTGGCCTCCTGTGGGACCGTCGTGGCGGGGTTGGCCTGTCTGCTCGCCGCCGACCTCAACAACATCCGTGGCCTCGGCCCGGTCGGAGCGGTGGGCGTGCTGTGCGCGCTGATCGCGATGATGACGCTGCTGCCGGCGGTCCTGGTGCTGCTCGGACGGCGCGTGTTCTGGCCGTTGATCCCCGCGTACGGCAGCGAACCCAAGCAGCGCGGACCGAACGTCTTCGCCGCGATGGGGAGTTCGGCGGGCAAGCGTCCGGCCGCCGTGCTCGTGACAGGAGTCGTGCTGCTGGGTGCGCTGGCGCTCGGTGTGCTCAACCTGCCCGGAGCGCTCAAGAGGGAGGACAGCTTCACCAGCAAGCCCGAGTCGATCGCCGCCATGGGAACGCTGGCCAAGGCCTTCCCGGATCGCAGCAGCCGGCCGATAGAGGTCATGGCGCCCACCGAAACGGCCGACCGGATTCTCGCCGGAGCCAGGTCCGTCGAAGGCGTCGCGAGCGCCGAGCGGGGCCGCAGCGGCGGCGGCTGGACCGAGATCGCCGTCACCACCGAGTCCGCGCCGGAGTCTGCGGGGGAGACCGCCGTCATCGAACGCCTGCGGGCCGAACTCGACGGCGCGCACGTGGGCGGCGCGAGCGCCCGGCAACTCGACCTGGCCACCACCAACTCCCACGACCGCCTGATCGTCATCCCCCTGGTCCTCGCCGCGGTGCTGCTCGTCCTCACCCTGTTGCTGCGCAGCCTGATCGCCCCGCTGCTCCTGGTCGCCGCCGTCGTGCTGGTGTGGGGCGCGGCGCTGGGCATCGGCGGAATGGTCTTCGGCCCGGTGCTGGGCTTCACCGGCGTCGACCCGGGGCTGCCGCTGCTGACCTTCGTCTTCCTGGTCGCCCTCGGCGTCGACTACGGCATCTTCCTGATGCACCGCACCCGCGAGGAGACCCGGGGCGGCGCCGAGCCGAGGCAAGCCGCTCTGATCGCGCTCCGCACCACCGGCGGAGTGATCGCCTCGGCCGGCATCGTCCTGGCGGCGACCTTCGGGGTGCTCGCCTCGCTGCCGCTGGTGATGTTCGTGGAGATGGGCACGGTCGTCGCGGTCGGGGTGATCTTGGACACTTTCCTGGTCCGCACGTACTTGGTGACCAGTGCCAGTGTGTTGCTCGGCCGCAGGGTGTGGTGGCCGGGCCGGCCTTCTGGTGCCTCGGCCCCGGTTTCCGGACCCGCACTCGAACTGGTCGGCGGCCGGCGATGA
- a CDS encoding ice-binding family protein — MKLHIPRTTQRRILSGGLASALATAVAAAMVAVTSTQALAIATPVPLGTTASYSVLAGQGVTNTGNSVLDHDLGTHPNPAITGFPPGLVLGAVHPADAAAAQAKSDLIVAYNNAAGQLTGQAPDFPLAAGIGGGQELLPGVHRATSGVGLTGDLILNAGGNPNAVWVFQIPEALTTASNSRILLTNGASPCNVYWQIGSSATLGTTSTFVGTIMALTSIFVNQGASVEGRALARNGEVTLNNNRIFLGGCATGGTTTGTTTGTTAGTTTGTTTGATTGTTTGTTTGTTTGGTTGATTGTTLGLIGGTLIGGPSVNLVGGGTSGNIAGNTSGNTVGNTAGNTTGGNTSGNSAGNTTGGSITGGNVAGGNGGKPDHGGPDHGGPDHGGKPEHGGPEHGGKPEHGGPEHGGKPEHGGPEHGHDEGPGKPEHGEHGEHGDYGDQADGHYGYADKPAVHEG; from the coding sequence ATGAAGCTGCACATCCCTCGAACGACTCAGCGTCGTATTCTGTCCGGCGGGCTGGCCTCGGCCCTCGCCACAGCAGTTGCCGCCGCCATGGTCGCCGTCACGTCGACGCAGGCACTTGCCATCGCGACGCCCGTTCCTCTGGGCACGACCGCCAGCTACTCCGTCCTGGCAGGGCAGGGAGTCACCAACACCGGCAACTCAGTGCTCGACCACGACCTCGGGACGCACCCGAACCCGGCCATCACCGGCTTCCCGCCCGGCCTGGTACTCGGCGCTGTGCATCCCGCGGACGCCGCGGCCGCCCAGGCCAAGAGCGATCTGATCGTGGCGTACAACAACGCGGCCGGCCAACTCACGGGCCAGGCGCCGGACTTCCCGCTCGCTGCAGGGATCGGCGGGGGTCAGGAGCTGCTTCCCGGCGTCCACAGGGCCACATCCGGTGTCGGCCTCACCGGTGACCTGATCCTGAACGCCGGGGGAAACCCCAACGCGGTCTGGGTGTTCCAGATTCCCGAAGCCCTGACGACGGCATCCAACAGCAGGATCCTCCTCACCAACGGCGCTTCGCCGTGCAATGTCTACTGGCAGATCGGGAGTTCGGCGACCCTCGGCACCACCTCCACCTTCGTGGGCACCATCATGGCGCTGACCTCGATCTTCGTGAACCAGGGGGCGAGCGTCGAGGGCAGGGCGCTGGCCCGCAACGGCGAGGTGACGCTCAACAACAACAGGATCTTCCTCGGCGGGTGCGCCACCGGCGGTACGACGACCGGTACGACGACCGGTACGACGGCGGGGACGACGACCGGTACGACGACCGGCGCGACGACGGGGACGACGACCGGTACGACGACCGGTACGACGACCGGAGGGACCACCGGGGCGACGACGGGTACGACTCTGGGTCTGATCGGCGGCACCCTCATCGGCGGGCCCAGCGTCAACCTGGTGGGCGGCGGCACCTCGGGGAACATCGCGGGCAACACCTCCGGGAACACCGTGGGCAACACCGCCGGGAACACCACTGGCGGTAACACGTCGGGCAACAGCGCTGGGAACACGACCGGCGGCTCCATCACCGGCGGGAACGTCGCCGGCGGGAACGGCGGCAAGCCGGACCACGGTGGGCCGGACCACGGTGGGCCGGACCACGGCGGCAAGCCCGAGCACGGTGGGCCGGAGCACGGCGGCAAGCCCGAGCACGGTGGGCCGGAGCACGGCGGCAAGCCCGAGCACGGTGGGCCGGAGCACGGGCACGACGAGGGGCCCGGCAAGCCGGAGCACGGCGAGCACGGCGAGCACGGCGACTACGGCGACCAGGCTGACGGGCACTACGGCTACGCCGACAAGCCCGCGGTCCACGAGGGCTGA
- a CDS encoding DUF1206 domain-containing protein, protein MRIRLGIDSGQEADRSGAVGTLGEQPVGRALLWALVVALAAMAVWRLCEAAFGQTVEGGKKWSRRLGSLGTAVFYAVICVGVVQTALVGGSSGGRPGDETSKEYTARVLDWPGGRVSVGAFGVVLIVVGVVILMRSLIRKFEKNLRTDEMSPATRRVVAILGIVGGAAWSRPGPAHPSCWPPCGTTPARPKDWTRPCARSPRPRRARPADRRRCGPPAVRPLLVLRSPLAQGRRARDSGGTADRGRGPGDTSRCALARGTHPAAWDPDDQQAEQSFGDRADDAQHDRGNDDRAPSVPFGTVNCGRHGYRQTTERSRKQGCFPRSGTS, encoded by the coding sequence GTGCGGATCCGCCTCGGCATCGACAGCGGCCAGGAGGCCGACCGGTCCGGTGCGGTGGGGACCCTCGGCGAGCAGCCGGTCGGCCGGGCTCTGCTGTGGGCGCTGGTGGTGGCGCTGGCGGCGATGGCGGTGTGGCGGCTGTGTGAGGCGGCGTTCGGGCAGACGGTGGAGGGTGGGAAGAAGTGGTCCCGGCGTCTGGGTTCTTTGGGGACGGCGGTGTTCTACGCCGTGATCTGTGTCGGCGTGGTGCAGACGGCGCTGGTCGGCGGTTCCTCCGGAGGCCGCCCCGGTGACGAGACGTCGAAGGAGTACACCGCCAGGGTGCTGGACTGGCCGGGCGGCCGGGTGAGCGTCGGCGCGTTCGGGGTCGTCCTGATCGTCGTGGGCGTGGTGATCCTGATGCGCAGCCTGATCCGGAAGTTCGAGAAGAATCTCCGGACGGACGAGATGAGCCCGGCGACCCGGCGGGTCGTAGCGATACTGGGCATCGTCGGCGGCGCGGCGTGGTCGCGGCCGGGGCCGGCCCATCCGTCCTGCTGGCCGCCGTGCGGTACGACCCCAGCCAGGCCAAAGGACTGGACGAGACCCTGCGCTCGTTCGCCGCGACCCCGCAGGGCCCGCCCTGCTGATCGCCGCCGCTGTGGGCCTCCTGCTGTTCGGCCTCTACTCGTTCTGCGAAGCCCGCTGGCGCAAGGCCGCCGAGCACGGGACTCCGGCGGAACAGCCGACCGGGGCCGCGGGCCCGGGGACACGTCCCGATGCGCCCTGGCAAGAGGAACTCATCCGGCGGCGTGGGACCCCGACGATCAGCAGGCAGAACAGTCCTTCGGCGACCGCGCCGATGATGCCCAGCACGATCGCGGCAATGACGACCGTGCCCCATCCGTGCCCTTCGGAACGGTGAACTGCGGTCGACACGGGTATCGACAGACCACCGAAAGGAGCCGCAAGCAGGGGTGTTTCCCCAGGTCAGGCACCTCGTGA
- a CDS encoding GNAT family N-acetyltransferase, producing the protein MPASDAAVTVSRQPAPQPDCMLTDAPNPEDAAAISDALDRFNIEHTGIADRRPLAVLVRDPDTHQVVGGLTGRTSLGLFFLDLFYLPPRLRGSGLGTEILRQAEDEARARGCRTAVLYTITFQAPGFYQKHGWKRLGEVPCDPPGTSRVFMTKELTAPAGEPVRSR; encoded by the coding sequence ATGCCTGCGTCCGATGCTGCCGTCACCGTTTCCCGCCAGCCCGCCCCCCAGCCGGACTGCATGCTCACCGACGCCCCCAACCCGGAGGACGCCGCGGCAATCTCCGACGCGCTGGACCGCTTCAACATCGAACACACGGGAATCGCCGACCGCAGACCTCTGGCCGTCCTGGTCCGTGATCCCGATACCCACCAGGTGGTCGGCGGACTGACCGGGCGTACCTCGCTCGGGCTGTTCTTCCTCGACCTCTTCTACCTGCCGCCCCGGCTGCGTGGCAGCGGGCTGGGAACAGAGATCCTCCGGCAGGCCGAGGATGAGGCCCGTGCCCGTGGCTGCCGCACGGCCGTGCTCTACACGATCACCTTCCAGGCCCCCGGCTTCTACCAGAAACACGGGTGGAAGCGGCTGGGAGAGGTGCCCTGCGATCCGCCGGGCACCAGCCGCGTCTTCATGACCAAGGAACTCACCGCACCGGCCGGTGAACCAGTTCGGTCCCGGTAA
- a CDS encoding ISAs1 family transposase, whose amino-acid sequence MNQFGPGKVAVLVAPSSVPSALHLPQVESGASRSEAVVPSGLLDALAQVPDPRNPRGVRFRLATLLAVGVCALTSAGHNSLTAIAEWVRRCDQDVLARLGCPFDPLTGRFKAPGERTPRDVFARVDPALLTAAGFTRLTTLQARPISATTPDGTVEREQRRVHRTAQHETDPPQPRRTAFAVDGKCLRGAVRADGSRVFVLSAVRHHDALTAALRDIGAKTNEIPEFAPLLDTLDGQDLTASIVTVDALHAQTSHARYLVEDRQAHYLLSVKNNQPTLARQLTKLPWKQVPVLDQSRDRGHGREEVREVKVVSVNGLLFPHARQVVRIHRKRRRIGTSKWQTETVYAVTDLAAHQASPAEIAAWVRGHWIIENTVHWTKDVTFAEDASQIHRHRTPAVMSALRDLARATLHRSGWANIASGRRAHTHPAATLTLHGIP is encoded by the coding sequence GTGAACCAGTTCGGTCCCGGTAAGGTCGCCGTGCTCGTTGCACCATCATCTGTTCCGTCCGCTCTGCACCTGCCACAGGTCGAGTCCGGGGCGTCACGGTCCGAGGCGGTGGTGCCGTCCGGTCTGCTCGACGCACTGGCTCAGGTGCCAGATCCGAGGAATCCGCGCGGGGTGCGGTTCCGGCTGGCAACGCTGCTCGCGGTCGGCGTATGTGCACTCACCAGCGCCGGGCACAACTCCCTGACCGCCATTGCCGAGTGGGTACGCCGCTGTGACCAGGATGTCCTGGCCCGGCTGGGCTGCCCCTTCGATCCCTTGACCGGCCGGTTCAAGGCTCCGGGCGAGCGCACCCCGCGCGATGTATTCGCCCGCGTCGACCCCGCGCTACTCACCGCCGCCGGTTTCACCAGGCTCACCACACTCCAGGCCCGCCCGATATCCGCAACAACCCCGGACGGGACCGTAGAGCGCGAACAGCGCCGCGTCCACCGCACCGCCCAGCACGAGACGGACCCGCCGCAACCACGTCGTACGGCCTTCGCCGTGGACGGAAAATGCCTGCGCGGAGCGGTCCGCGCGGACGGCAGCCGTGTCTTCGTCCTGTCCGCAGTGCGCCACCACGATGCGTTGACCGCCGCTCTGCGCGACATCGGTGCGAAGACGAACGAGATACCCGAGTTCGCTCCGCTGCTGGACACCCTCGATGGTCAGGACCTGACCGCCTCCATCGTCACCGTCGACGCCCTGCACGCCCAGACGAGCCACGCTCGCTACCTCGTCGAGGACCGCCAGGCCCACTACCTGCTGTCGGTGAAGAACAACCAGCCCACCCTGGCCCGCCAGTTGACCAAACTGCCCTGGAAGCAGGTACCGGTCCTCGATCAGTCCCGCGACCGCGGACACGGCCGTGAGGAGGTCCGCGAGGTGAAGGTGGTGAGCGTGAACGGTCTGCTGTTCCCCCATGCCCGCCAGGTTGTTCGCATCCACCGCAAACGCCGCCGAATCGGTACATCGAAGTGGCAGACCGAGACTGTCTACGCCGTCACCGATCTCGCGGCCCACCAGGCGTCTCCCGCTGAGATCGCTGCCTGGGTGCGCGGCCACTGGATCATCGAGAACACCGTCCACTGGACGAAAGACGTGACCTTCGCCGAAGACGCCAGTCAAATCCACAGGCATCGCACCCCCGCCGTCATGAGCGCCCTGCGCGACCTTGCCCGCGCCACCCTCCACCGCTCCGGATGGGCCAACATCGCCAGCGGCCGACGAGCCCACACGCACCCCGCAGCCACGCTCACCCTCCACGGGATTCCATGA
- a CDS encoding DUF5819 family protein: MRVRALRAGLRTAVALCLVTTLVHVVMVFLHVAPSNPVSKRYSPQVNGWVYPLFEQNWRLFAPDPDSFNRKVLARTAQTASDGSLRVSPWFDLAAVDNAAVDHNAFPSHTAQNLLRRAWSSYVETHGGSDTARSERAVMMQKYLRNIVAERFAARHGGDTFDFVQLRVVTMPIAAPGTAAGNRPPVPTENRLLPWWKVTPHGN; encoded by the coding sequence ATGAGGGTACGCGCACTGAGAGCGGGGCTGCGCACGGCCGTGGCCCTGTGTCTGGTGACCACGCTGGTCCATGTCGTCATGGTGTTTCTTCACGTAGCCCCCTCCAACCCCGTATCGAAGCGGTACAGCCCACAGGTCAACGGATGGGTGTACCCCCTTTTCGAGCAGAATTGGCGACTTTTCGCACCGGACCCCGATTCCTTCAACCGGAAGGTCCTGGCGAGAACTGCACAAACGGCCTCCGACGGATCGCTACGAGTGAGCCCCTGGTTCGACCTGGCCGCCGTGGACAATGCCGCAGTCGACCACAACGCATTTCCGAGCCACACGGCTCAGAACCTTTTGCGCCGCGCCTGGAGCTCCTATGTCGAGACGCACGGAGGAAGCGACACGGCACGCTCGGAACGGGCGGTGATGATGCAGAAGTACCTGCGCAATATCGTCGCGGAACGCTTCGCCGCCCGCCACGGTGGCGACACGTTCGACTTCGTTCAGCTTCGGGTCGTCACGATGCCCATCGCCGCTCCCGGCACCGCCGCCGGCAACCGCCCGCCGGTACCCACCGAGAACCGGCTCCTGCCCTGGTGGAAGGTGACCCCCCATGGGAATTGA
- a CDS encoding HTTM domain-containing protein — protein MGIEQPSRPSPAAAAPQRPLSPGTSLVGAARQWLLGQVGALWALLTGRPVSLYAASVLRIGYGLLYLVFLLREFPHRGEIWGPESPWTPALAEQLFEQTGWNSVLTLSDSPAYFEFCYAMAVVTSVLFILGWRTRVMSVLFAVVVISFHARSIFMTDGGDNLVLLMAVYLVLTACGRRWSLDARRDRLKSARAGDVPEPVRGLYAQELHHARVTLTTVVHNCGVFVIAAQVCFLYGSAGLYKVQGSTWGGGTALHYALNLELFQPWPALSHLVDDFPMVIAITGYVTVLVQVAFPFVLFGRLKYPVLAVLLGMHIGIAVLMGLPLFSGAMIIADAVFLPDRFYIFLPRLWRRAAQRTGMRQAAPGRATGSGSVPAQGRPELPAPQDQVVPSGG, from the coding sequence ATGGGAATTGAGCAGCCCTCCCGGCCCTCCCCTGCGGCAGCCGCACCACAACGCCCCCTGAGTCCGGGGACTTCGCTCGTCGGAGCCGCCCGTCAGTGGCTCCTCGGCCAGGTCGGCGCTCTGTGGGCCCTCCTCACCGGCCGCCCGGTGTCCTTGTATGCCGCCTCGGTGCTGCGCATCGGCTACGGGCTGCTCTACCTGGTCTTCCTGCTCCGCGAGTTCCCGCACCGTGGAGAGATCTGGGGACCCGAATCCCCTTGGACGCCTGCGCTGGCGGAACAGCTCTTCGAGCAGACGGGCTGGAACAGCGTCCTGACCCTGTCCGACAGCCCCGCCTATTTCGAGTTCTGCTACGCGATGGCCGTCGTCACGTCCGTACTGTTCATCCTGGGCTGGCGGACCCGCGTCATGTCCGTCCTCTTCGCCGTCGTGGTGATCTCGTTCCACGCGAGGTCGATCTTCATGACGGACGGGGGCGACAACCTGGTCCTGCTGATGGCCGTGTACCTCGTCCTGACCGCGTGTGGTCGGCGCTGGTCCCTGGACGCGCGCCGCGACCGGCTCAAGTCGGCTCGTGCGGGCGACGTGCCGGAGCCGGTGCGGGGCTTGTACGCGCAGGAACTCCACCACGCCCGCGTCACCTTGACCACCGTGGTGCACAACTGCGGCGTCTTCGTCATCGCCGCACAGGTCTGCTTCCTCTACGGATCGGCCGGCCTGTACAAGGTCCAGGGTTCCACCTGGGGCGGCGGCACCGCTCTGCACTACGCGCTGAACCTCGAACTGTTCCAGCCCTGGCCCGCGCTCTCCCACCTCGTGGACGATTTCCCGATGGTGATCGCGATCACCGGCTACGTCACGGTGCTCGTCCAGGTCGCCTTCCCGTTCGTACTCTTCGGCCGGCTCAAGTATCCCGTTCTTGCCGTGCTGCTCGGGATGCACATCGGCATCGCCGTACTCATGGGGCTGCCGCTGTTCTCCGGCGCGATGATCATCGCGGACGCCGTGTTCCTGCCCGACCGCTTCTACATCTTCCTGCCCCGACTGTGGCGCCGTGCGGCACAGCGCACCGGAATGCGGCAGGCGGCACCCGGCCGGGCCACAGGATCGGGATCCGTACCCGCACAGGGAAGACCGGAGCTACCCGCCCCGCAGGACCAAGTCGTTCCGAGTGGAGGGTAG
- a CDS encoding sensor histidine kinase, with product MAEVTDPPSAVERVLRVLHQDPLAAAHPTRNDAVIAAGVALLCGAVAYADTAMRPDALGWALLACSALLLAWRRRHPLGVLVAVVACIAPYQLLDNAHAAPVPAGMLALYTVAATGTVRRTVTAGACVVGFAVTAMSSNGVHRALDVLRTSGWLVAALVLGVAVRNYRRYLAEERARAGQDADRKIAEERLRIARDLHDLLAHSITLIGVRTSVAAHVLAVAPDRLDRAAIAEALDSIADTCREARAELRTTLTVLRADERGPLPDLAGLPDLVRAAGAELALDTDGAHVPPAVGAAAYRIVQESLTNAVRHAGPDTTVRVRVAAADGSLRITVSDDGRGPGADSTAPGFGIVGMGERARSVGGTVRTGARSGGGFEVAASLPLPPRSLEASA from the coding sequence GTGGCAGAAGTGACCGATCCCCCGAGCGCGGTCGAGCGCGTACTGCGCGTACTGCACCAGGACCCCCTGGCGGCCGCGCACCCGACGCGGAACGACGCGGTGATCGCGGCTGGTGTCGCCCTGCTCTGCGGGGCGGTGGCGTACGCCGACACTGCGATGCGACCGGACGCGCTCGGGTGGGCCCTGCTCGCCTGCTCGGCCCTGCTCCTGGCGTGGCGGCGGCGTCACCCGCTCGGGGTGCTGGTCGCGGTCGTCGCCTGCATCGCCCCGTACCAACTGCTCGACAACGCCCACGCCGCCCCCGTACCGGCCGGCATGCTCGCCCTGTACACCGTGGCCGCCACCGGCACCGTCCGCCGGACGGTGACGGCCGGCGCGTGCGTGGTGGGCTTCGCGGTGACCGCCATGTCGTCCAACGGCGTCCACCGCGCCCTGGACGTACTGCGCACCTCCGGCTGGCTGGTGGCGGCCCTCGTGCTCGGCGTCGCCGTGCGCAACTACCGCAGGTACCTGGCCGAGGAGCGCGCCCGGGCCGGACAGGACGCCGACCGCAAGATCGCGGAGGAGCGTCTGCGCATCGCCCGCGACCTGCACGACCTGCTGGCCCACAGCATCACCCTGATCGGTGTCCGCACCTCGGTTGCCGCCCATGTCCTCGCCGTCGCCCCCGACCGGCTCGACCGGGCGGCGATCGCCGAGGCGCTGGACTCCATCGCCGACACCTGCCGCGAGGCCCGCGCGGAGCTCCGCACCACGTTGACCGTGCTCCGCGCCGACGAGCGCGGGCCGCTGCCGGACCTCGCCGGGCTGCCCGATCTGGTCCGTGCGGCCGGGGCGGAACTGGCCCTGGACACCGACGGGGCCCATGTCCCGCCGGCCGTGGGGGCTGCCGCCTACCGGATCGTCCAGGAGTCGCTGACCAACGCGGTCCGCCACGCGGGTCCCGACACCACCGTCCGGGTTCGGGTGGCGGCGGCTGACGGGTCTCTCCGCATCACCGTCAGCGACGACGGCCGCGGCCCGGGAGCGGACTCCACCGCTCCGGGTTTCGGCATCGTCGGCATGGGCGAGCGGGCCCGCAGCGTCGGCGGCACCGTACGGACCGGCGCCCGCTCCGGCGGTGGCTTCGAAGTCGCGGCGAGCCTGCCGCTCCCACCCCGTTCCCTGGAGGCATCCGCGTGA
- a CDS encoding ArsR/SmtB family transcription factor, whose protein sequence is MGTVDIQRAGQDVGVDLAGVAKLVADGTRAAFCLALLDGRAWTANELARYAGVAPSTATSHLNLLVNGGLLVEERHGRHRYVRVADRRVIELIESLAALAPKHSAPPRSLSASGRQQALARARLCYDHLAGTTALAITDAMVERGLLEWGPEPGLTGKGALWLAEVGITVPAGSRRPPVRACLDWTERRPHLAGAVGAALSAHALATGWMTRIGTTRALLVTPAGRRALHDHLGLPTAELCS, encoded by the coding sequence ATGGGCACCGTGGACATTCAGCGCGCAGGCCAGGACGTGGGTGTGGACCTGGCGGGCGTGGCCAAACTGGTGGCCGACGGCACCCGGGCCGCCTTCTGCCTCGCGCTGCTCGACGGCCGGGCCTGGACGGCGAACGAGCTCGCGCGCTATGCCGGAGTCGCACCGTCCACTGCGACCTCGCACCTGAACCTGCTCGTAAACGGCGGACTCCTCGTCGAGGAGCGGCACGGACGCCACCGCTACGTACGGGTGGCCGACCGCAGAGTGATCGAACTGATCGAGAGCCTTGCCGCGCTGGCCCCGAAGCACAGCGCCCCACCACGCTCGCTGTCGGCCTCCGGCCGGCAGCAGGCACTGGCCCGCGCCCGGCTGTGCTACGACCATTTGGCCGGAACCACCGCTCTGGCCATCACCGACGCGATGGTCGAACGCGGACTCCTGGAGTGGGGACCTGAGCCGGGCCTGACTGGCAAGGGCGCCCTCTGGCTTGCCGAGGTCGGCATCACGGTACCCGCCGGCTCACGCCGGCCACCGGTGCGCGCATGCCTCGACTGGACCGAGCGCCGTCCCCACCTGGCCGGCGCTGTGGGCGCCGCCCTGTCCGCCCACGCACTCGCCACCGGGTGGATGACGCGCATCGGCACCACCCGCGCCCTCCTCGTGACACCCGCCGGCCGCCGGGCACTGCACGACCACCTCGGCCTGCCAACAGCTGAGCTCTGCTCCTGA